The sequence TCGAGGATGACCTTCACGTCCTCGGTGTTGCCGTGGCGCATGGAGTTGTAGAGGGATCGTTCGATGGTGTCGAGCAGCAGCTCGCTCGACTCCCGGGCGGAGTTGATGAGCTGCATCTGCTCGCGCCTGAGCGTCAGGAACGCGAAGGTACCGATGCCGAAGACGAGCAGGCAGATGGAGAGCACGATAACGCGCGATGTGAGACTCTTGAAGATCAGGGTGCCTCCGCTTCCATCCGCTACTGTGGTGTGTTTGAGCCCGATGCTCCGGTTGAAGGTGACTTAAGGGAGCTCTTGCTCCCCCCGAGGCCGGTTATGGCCCCGCCGGTTGCGGCCGACTTGGGAAAGTGATTATAGAAGAACTGCCATTCGCTGTACTTGTTCTTCTTTTCGAAGTCCTGAGGTTCCAGATCGAAAGGGAAGTTACCCTGCTTCACAGGTTCCTGCGCGCTCGTCGACTTCACACCGACGATCTTGCCGTTCTCTCTGATAACGTCCCACTCCTTGCCGGTCATGGGATCGACAAGACAATACGGCCTCAGGTAGCGCGCCTTAGCCGCGCTGTTCGGGTCACTCAACAGCGCCTTTAGGTCCGCCGGGCCAGGAATATCCGTAGTCGGGCCGGACTGACCCCCGGGGGCGGGCACGTTAGTGGTAACCGGTTGCCCGTTCACGACCTGCACTTTGTACCACTTGCGCAGCGCGTCACGGATCTGCGTACCGCGGGATAGGAGTTCCTCCTCGCGCTCGCGCTTCGCCGCGGTGCTCCAGACCACGGCGGCCCGGGTGGCCATGATCCCAACGATCATGACCATTACCAGGGCGCCGATGTAGGTGAAGCCACCCTTGGACCGGAGCACCCTCAGCATCATTTCTTCCTCGAGACGATCTCCCTGGCCTCTTCGATGAGGGTTTCCGCGTTCAGCCCGAAATACTTGAGGAGTTCGTCCGACTTCCCGGAGGTACCGAAACGATCGTACACGCCGACGCGCTTCATGAGGGTCGGGCAGTTCTCGCCGAGGAATTCGGCAACCGCGCCGCCCAGGCCACCGATCACGGAGTGCTCCTCGGCGGTGATGACGGCGCCGGTCTCACGTGCCGCCTCTTCCACGAGCTCCTTGTCGAGCGGCTTTATGGTGCCGATGTGCAGGACGCGTGCGGAGATCCCTTCCGCCTTCAGCTTCTCGGCAGCGATGACCGCCTGTGCGGTCATGAGGCCGGTGGTGATGAAGGTGAGGTCGGTGCCGGGGACGACGACCACCCCTTTGCCGATTTCGAATTTGTGACCCGCCGGGAAGACGCTCGGCACCTTGTTGCGGCCAAGGCGTACGTAGACGGGCCCCTTGTATGCCGCGGCAGCGCGGATGGCCCCCTTGGTCTCCTCGCCGTCGGCGGGGACGATGACGGTCATGTTCGGGATGGCGCGCATGATGGCCACGTCCTCGACGGACTGGTGCGAGCCACCGTCCTCACCGACCGTGACGCCGCCGTGGGTGGCGACGACCTTCACGTTCGCCTTCGGGTAGGCGAGCGCCTGGCGGATCTGCTCCCAGCCGCGGCCTGCGGCGAAGATGGCGAAGGTGGAGAGGAAGGGGATCTTGCCGACAGAGGCAAGACCTGCCGCGGTCCCCACCATGTTGGCCTCCGCGATCCCCATGTTGAAGAAACGGTTGGGGAATTTCTTGGCGAATACGCCGGTCTTGGTGGAGCCGGAGAGGTCGGCGTCGAGCACCACTATCTTATCGTTCTCGCCCCCCAGCTCGGCCAGCACCTCGCCGTAGGCGTCCCTCGTTGCGATCATAGTCGTGTTCCTTTCTTGTATGTCCCTGCCAAATTGATTTAGTCGAAGCAACCAAGACACTTGAGCGCCTCGGGAAGCTCCTCGTCGTTGGGGGTGACGCCGTGGTAGGACGCCTTGTTCTCGAACAGGTGAACGCCCTTGCCCTTAACCGTCTTGGCGACGATGGCGGTCGGTGCACCCTTGTGCGCCTCGGCGGCATCCAGCGCGGCGATGATCTGCCCCATATCGTGCCCGTCGATCTCGATCACGTTCCAGCCGAAGGCCTTGAACTTGTCGGAGATGGAGGAGACGTTCATGACCTTGGAGACGTCGCCGTCGATCTGCAGCCCGTTGGAATCGATGAGGGCGCAGAGGTTGTCGCTCTTGTAGTGGGCGGCGGCCATGGCGGCCTCCCATACCTGCCCTTCCTGCAGCTCGCCGTCGCCAAGGACCGCATAGACGCGGTTGTCCTTGCCGTCGAGCTTAAGGCCCAGTGCCATGCCGTTGGCCATCGAAAGCCCCTGGCCGAGGCTGCCGGTGCAGACGTCGACGCCCGGGGTCCCCTTGCTGTCCGGGTGTCCCTGGAGGTGGCTGCCAAGACGGCGCAGCATCATCAGGTCCTCGGAGGGGAAGTAGCCGCACTCGGCCAAGGTCACGTAAAGCGCCGGAGCGGCGTGTCCCTTGCTGAGCACGAAGCGGTCACGCCCGTCCCAGGCAGGCTCCTGCGGGTTGTGGCGCATCTTGTGGAAGTACAGCGCGCACACCATGTCGATGGCGGAGAGCGACCCGCCGGTGTGCCCGGACTGCGACTTGTGCAGCGTCTTCACGATGGCGACGCGCAGGCGTCTCGCCTTTTCCTCCAGATCTGCAATCTTTTCTTTCACGAAGGTTCCTTTCAGGCTGGCTTTTTATTTGTCCTCGCCGGTGATGAGGTAATCGAGGATGACCTCATCCAGGCTGCGATTGGCTGGCGTTGTCGGGGGTGTGTCCTTGGGCGGTTCCGGTGCCTGTGACGCGGCGGCCGGTGTCTGCGGTGCGGCGGCCTGGACCTGCGGCGCCGGTACTTCCGGTGTTTGCGGTGCGGCGGCCGGCTTCTGCGGTGCCGCCGTAGGCTCGGGGGCTCCATCGGGGAAGATGCGGGCGTCGAACTCTCCGTTTTTCAGGCGGCGCATCATATCCTTGTGCTGCTCTTTCATGATCGATTCGACCACCGCCTCGAGCTGCTCCACCGTGATGATGTCGGCGTAGCTGGTCTTGGCGGAAGCGATGATGGTTCCTTCACGGTAGAGCAGGGTGATTATGTGCGGGTTTGCCTTGCCGCTGTCCTCGGTCTGGACGTGGAAGAGAACCCCTTTGTACCTGATATTGTGGTTGAATCCCAAAACCATGAGCGCCCTCTACGCCAAATGGCGTACCTCGCTGGCACGTTAACACAGGGTGCGCGGCGTTGCAAGCGATAGTTGCTGACTCCGTGGGCCTACGATATGGCAAAAAAGCGTTTATTTTGCCAGCAGTTCCTTGATGCGCGCCACCGCCTCCATGGCGTCCTTGGCGTAGAGGTCGGCGCCGATCTCGTCGGCGTACTGCTGGGTCACCACCGCGCCCCCCACCATGGTGAAGCTCTTCACCCCTTCAGACTTCAAAAGGGCCACCACCTTGTCCATCTGGGCCATGGTGGTGGTCATGAGCGCGGAGAGCCCCACCGCGTCCACCTGGTGCTCGCGCGCCGCATCGAGGATCTTGGCCGCCGGTACGTTCTTGCCGAGGTCGATCACCTCGAAGCCGTTGTTCTCGAGGAGGGTAACCAGGATGTTCTTGCCGATGTCATGGATGTCACCCTCGACGGTGGCCATGAGGATCTTGCCGATGCTCTTCAGCGCGCCGGACGCGAGTTCGCTCTTGAGCCGGGCGAAGGCGGCCTTCATGGTGTCCGCGGAGACCATGACCTGCGGAAGGAAGAAGGAGCCGTTGCCGAAGCGCTTGCCCACCTCGTCCAGGCCGACCAGGAGCGCCTCCGAGCTGATCTCCATCGGGGTGAGCCCCTCGGCGAGCGCCTCCTCGACCAGGGCGACCACACCTTCCAGCTCGCCGTTGATGACCGCCTTGGCGAGACGACCGCGGATCCCTTCCGGCTCCACGGCGGCTTCGACGGGGGCGCCGGCGCCGGCCGATGCGGGCTGGGTCGAGGCGGTCACCGCCTGCCCCTTGTAGGCCTCGATGTAGCCGGCGGCGTTCGTATCCTTGCCGAGAAGCACCATCGCGCTGCGCCATGCCGCCATCATGGGCGCCTCCTTCACGTTGACGATGGCGGAGGTGAGCCCTGCGGCGAGCGCCATGGAGAAGAAGGTGGAGGAGATGAGCGGACGGCAGGGAAGCCCGAAGGAGATATTGGAGACCCCGAGCGTCGTGTTGAGCTTGAGCTCGCTCACCTTGCGCACCGCCTCGAGGGCGACGAGTCCCCCCTTCGGTTCTGCGCTCACGGTGAGGGTGAGACAGTCTACGACGATGTCGCTCCTCTTGATCCCCATTTGCGAGGCACGCTCGGCGACCTTCTGCGCCACGGCCACCCGACCGTCTGCCTCGGCGGGGATGCCCGCTTCGTCGAGGGTGAGGCAGACGACCGCCGCCCCGTATTTCTTCGCGAGCGGCAGCACCGCGGCCATGCTCTTCTCCTCGCCGTTCACCGAGTTGATGAGCACCTTACCGTCCGCGGCCTTGAGGCCGCGCTCCAGCGCCTCGGGCGAGGAGGAGTCGAGCACGAGCGGGGTCTGCACCGCGCCGGTGATGCAGAAGACGGCGCGCTCCATGGCGGCCAGCTCGTCGATCCCCGGGGCGCCGACGTTCACGTCGAGCAGCGTCGCCCCGAGTTCGGTCTGCTCCAGCGCCTCGCGGCGGATGTAGCTCACCTTCCCTTCCCTGAGTTCCTGGGAGTAGAGCTTCTTTCCGGTCGGGTTGATGCGCTCGCCGATGAGCGCGGCCGGGTGCTTGGCACCCATCGGGGCGAAGGAGCCGCGGCTCGAGATCCAGGTGGTGCCGTCATCCTCCTTCGGGACGAAGGGGGTCTGTTTTTCGGCGAGGGTGTCCTTGATGGCCCTGATGTGGGCGGGAGTCGTGCCGCAGCACCCGCCGATGACGCGAACGCCGAGGCCGATCATGCGGTCGTGGTAGGCGGTCATCTCGTCCGGGGTGCCGGGGAATACGGTGACGCCGTCCTTGAGGACCGGCAGCCCCGCATTCGCCTGGGAGATGAGCGGGAGCGAGGTCACCTTTCTCATGGCGCAGAGGATGTCGTAGATGCCGTCCACGCCGAGGCCGCAGTTCGAGCCGACGAGGGAGGCGCCTGCCGCCTCGAGGGTGATGGCCGCCGCCTCCGGCGGAGAGCCGAGCACGCTCCTTCCCTTCTCCTCGAAGGTGAGCATGGCGATGACCGGGATATCGGCGGAGAGGTCGCGGATGGCGATGAGGGCCGCGCGGATCTCCTTGATGTCGAGGAAGGTCTCCAGCGAGATGAGGTCGGCGCCGGCGTCGATGAGCGCCTTCGCCTGTTCCTGGAACATGCCGTAAGCTTCGTCGAAGCTCATGTCGCCGACCGGCTCCACAAAACGCCCGGTGGGGCCGATGGAACCAGCGACGTAGGCGTTTTCGCCGCAGACCTCACGGGCCAAGCGCACCGCCTCCGCGTTGATGCGGGTCACCTGGTCGCCCAGGCCGTAGTGTTCCAGCTTCGCCTTGGTGCCGCCGAAGGTGTTGGTGACGATGATGTCCGCGCCCGCCTCGAGGTAGGCGCGGTGCACCCCTGCCACCACCTCGGGTGCGGTCAGGTTCATTTCCTCCGGAGACTGCCCGGGTTTGAGTCCGCGCTCCTGCAGCATCGTCCCCATGGCGCCGTCCAGAACCAGCACCCGCTCCTTAACCGCCTGCATAAACGGCATCTTCATCTTAACCCCCAGGAAACGTTCAACGTTCTACGTTCAACGTTCAAAAAGTTTTTTCCCTCCGGCCTGCCCCAGTGCCGCGGATGCCGCGCAACAATTCAAGCAAGGAGCAACCCCAAATGGCGCACGCTGAACGCCGAACGTTGAACGTTATTTCTTCTCCAGCGTGAAGTCCGGCGGGATCGGGGCGGAGAGGTCGAGATGCCCCTTGAACTCCTTCACCGGCTTGCCGTCGATCAGGAACTGCACCCCCTTCACCTGCGGGAAGTTGGCTGCCACGGTGTCGACCACGGAATACACCGCGGTCATCTCTGCGGAACTCCCCTCCGGAAGCCCCTCCACCAGCTCGTGGGAGAAATCGACCTCGGCCACATCCCCCTTAAGATGCGCCCCGAGCACGCGCGCGTTGGTCGGCAGGCTCGGCGCCAGGCTCCCCAGGGGGCCCACCACCAGCTCGTCCACCACGCTGGCGACCATGTCGTCGGCGGTATCCTCCACGGCGATCTCACGCCCCTCACGGGCAAGACCGGACCCTTCCTCGTTGCCGAAGAAAAGCGTCACCACCCGCGTATCGGGAGCCTGCTCGGTCTGCGGCGCAACCTGGGCCGGCTGACTCGCGGTCCGGTACTTGCGCAAGACGAGAAGCCCCACGACGATGGCAAACACCAGGAAGGCGACCAGGAGGACGCCTTTGGCCTTGTTAGTACGTCTCTTCACCGTCCTCGCCCTCCTGTTCCTGTTCCAGGCTCACCTGGTAAACGTCCCCCAGTTCGCCACCGAGGAAACGGTTGCCGACCCTGATGAAGCCGGCGGGGATGTCGGTCACGTAGAAATGGTGGTTGCCTCTTTCGCAATCGGGACGCAAAAGGCCCTCGCCGGAGAGGATCTGTGCCACGGTACGCGCGGTCTCGGCAGCGGAGTCGACCAATGCCACCTCCGGCCCCATCACCTCGGCGATCACTTCCTTCAGGATCGGGTAATGGGTGCAGCCAAGGACCAAAGTGTCCACACCTTGCTGTTTCAGGTCCTCGAGGTAGATGCGCGCCGTCATCCTGGCGACCTCATTGTCCACCCACCCCTCTTCGGCCAGCGGCACGAAGAGCGGGCAGGCGCGGTTCACCACCTCGATGTCTGGGTTGATCCTCTTGATGGCCTTGGTATAGGCGGAAGAGGCGACGGTAGCTGCGGTGCCGATCACCCCGACCTTCCCGCTTCTGGTGGCGGCGGCAGCGGCGCGCGCGCCCGGCTCGATCACCCCCACGATGGGGATGTCGAACTCCTGCTGCAGCGCGGCGAGCGCCACGGCGGAGGCCGTGTTGCAGGCGACGAC is a genomic window of Geomonas ferrireducens containing:
- a CDS encoding GerMN domain-containing protein, with amino-acid sequence MKRRTNKAKGVLLVAFLVFAIVVGLLVLRKYRTASQPAQVAPQTEQAPDTRVVTLFFGNEEGSGLAREGREIAVEDTADDMVASVVDELVVGPLGSLAPSLPTNARVLGAHLKGDVAEVDFSHELVEGLPEGSSAEMTAVYSVVDTVAANFPQVKGVQFLIDGKPVKEFKGHLDLSAPIPPDFTLEKK
- a CDS encoding type II secretion system protein, translating into MLRVLRSKGGFTYIGALVMVMIVGIMATRAAVVWSTAAKREREEELLSRGTQIRDALRKWYKVQVVNGQPVTTNVPAPGGQSGPTTDIPGPADLKALLSDPNSAAKARYLRPYCLVDPMTGKEWDVIRENGKIVGVKSTSAQEPVKQGNFPFDLEPQDFEKKNKYSEWQFFYNHFPKSAATGGAITGLGGSKSSLKSPSTGASGSNTPQ
- a CDS encoding transketolase family protein, with protein sequence MIATRDAYGEVLAELGGENDKIVVLDADLSGSTKTGVFAKKFPNRFFNMGIAEANMVGTAAGLASVGKIPFLSTFAIFAAGRGWEQIRQALAYPKANVKVVATHGGVTVGEDGGSHQSVEDVAIMRAIPNMTVIVPADGEETKGAIRAAAAYKGPVYVRLGRNKVPSVFPAGHKFEIGKGVVVVPGTDLTFITTGLMTAQAVIAAEKLKAEGISARVLHIGTIKPLDKELVEEAARETGAVITAEEHSVIGGLGGAVAEFLGENCPTLMKRVGVYDRFGTSGKSDELLKYFGLNAETLIEEAREIVSRKK
- the murI gene encoding glutamate racemase; the protein is MAWKAIGIFDSGVGGLTVLKEVIHTLPQEDTIYLGDTARVPYGTKSPETVVRYSRQIARYLMNRDIKLLVVACNTASAVALAALQQEFDIPIVGVIEPGARAAAAATRSGKVGVIGTAATVASSAYTKAIKRINPDIEVVNRACPLFVPLAEEGWVDNEVARMTARIYLEDLKQQGVDTLVLGCTHYPILKEVIAEVMGPEVALVDSAAETARTVAQILSGEGLLRPDCERGNHHFYVTDIPAGFIRVGNRFLGGELGDVYQVSLEQEQEGEDGEETY
- a CDS encoding homocysteine S-methyltransferase family protein gives rise to the protein MKMPFMQAVKERVLVLDGAMGTMLQERGLKPGQSPEEMNLTAPEVVAGVHRAYLEAGADIIVTNTFGGTKAKLEHYGLGDQVTRINAEAVRLAREVCGENAYVAGSIGPTGRFVEPVGDMSFDEAYGMFQEQAKALIDAGADLISLETFLDIKEIRAALIAIRDLSADIPVIAMLTFEEKGRSVLGSPPEAAAITLEAAGASLVGSNCGLGVDGIYDILCAMRKVTSLPLISQANAGLPVLKDGVTVFPGTPDEMTAYHDRMIGLGVRVIGGCCGTTPAHIRAIKDTLAEKQTPFVPKEDDGTTWISSRGSFAPMGAKHPAALIGERINPTGKKLYSQELREGKVSYIRREALEQTELGATLLDVNVGAPGIDELAAMERAVFCITGAVQTPLVLDSSSPEALERGLKAADGKVLINSVNGEEKSMAAVLPLAKKYGAAVVCLTLDEAGIPAEADGRVAVAQKVAERASQMGIKRSDIVVDCLTLTVSAEPKGGLVALEAVRKVSELKLNTTLGVSNISFGLPCRPLISSTFFSMALAAGLTSAIVNVKEAPMMAAWRSAMVLLGKDTNAAGYIEAYKGQAVTASTQPASAGAGAPVEAAVEPEGIRGRLAKAVINGELEGVVALVEEALAEGLTPMEISSEALLVGLDEVGKRFGNGSFFLPQVMVSADTMKAAFARLKSELASGALKSIGKILMATVEGDIHDIGKNILVTLLENNGFEVIDLGKNVPAAKILDAAREHQVDAVGLSALMTTTMAQMDKVVALLKSEGVKSFTMVGGAVVTQQYADEIGADLYAKDAMEAVARIKELLAK
- a CDS encoding transketolase is translated as MKEKIADLEEKARRLRVAIVKTLHKSQSGHTGGSLSAIDMVCALYFHKMRHNPQEPAWDGRDRFVLSKGHAAPALYVTLAECGYFPSEDLMMLRRLGSHLQGHPDSKGTPGVDVCTGSLGQGLSMANGMALGLKLDGKDNRVYAVLGDGELQEGQVWEAAMAAAHYKSDNLCALIDSNGLQIDGDVSKVMNVSSISDKFKAFGWNVIEIDGHDMGQIIAALDAAEAHKGAPTAIVAKTVKGKGVHLFENKASYHGVTPNDEELPEALKCLGCFD